The window GTTGATTCGCAAGGTTCTGCAAATAGGGTTGGTCATAGGCGCTGTAGTAAATGCGCGGCGAACCATGCAGTCGCCAATACTGCACTTCAGGTGCTCCGGCCGGTAATGAGTCGGTGCTGATGCGTGACGGATCGACTGCCGCCTGGGTAATCCGATACTCCATCAGCAAAGGGGCGGCACCCACCCAGGATTCGTGCCGGGGCTCCAGAATGACCGCCCCGGAATATTGCGCCTTCAGCACCCTGAAGAAGCTTTCTGCAACCGATTCGTCAAATACCAGCGACGGTGGTAGCTGTACCAGCAAGCCACCCAAACGCTCACCCAATCCGCAGCATTGACCGAGGAATTCGTCCAGCGGCTGTTCACAGTTCACTAAACGCAGTTCGTGGGTGATGTGCTTGGGTACTTTTACGCAAAACCGAAACATTTGCGGCACCGACTCGGCCCAGCGGGCGTAAGTCTGATGACGGTGCGGTCGATAAAACGAGCTGTTGATTTCTACGCAATTCAATGTCGAGCCATAGCGTTGCAGATGCGTGCCTTCAACCGGAAACGCCGCCGCCTGTTCGCGCCCCACACTCCAGCCTGCGCAGCCAATGTAGATCGGCAGATCACTCAAAGGATGACCCTCGCTATTTTTTGCGCGGCAACACGGCTCCCAATACCTGCTTGGCGGTTTGCACAATCACACCGGCCTCATCCGGATCGCCCCTGAGCAACGTCGTGGCGAACTTTTTCGCTTGCTCAAGCTTGATGTGCGGGGGGAGCGGCGGCACATTCGGATCGGTCTTGAACTCGATCAACACGGGTACGTCGGACGCCAACGCCTGTTCCCAGGCACCCGCAACGTCTTCTTCGCGCTCGACAAAAATGCCCTTCAAGCCGATGGAAATGGCGAAAAGGTGATACGGGACGTCGGGAATGTTTTGCGAGGCTTCAAACTTTGGATCGCCTTCCATGACCCGCTGCTCCCACGTCACCTGATTGAGGTCTTCGTTATTGAACACGGCGCAGATCCATTTGGGGCTTTCCCATTGCCGCCAGTATTTGGCCACGGTGATGAGCTCGGCCATATTGCTCATTTGCATCGCACCATCGCCGACCAAGGCAATCACTGCGCGTTGCGGGAAGGCAAACTTAGCGGCAATCGCATAAGGCACGGCGGCGCCCATCGAGGCCAGCCCACCCGATAGCGAGCATTTCATGCCGCGACGGATCTTCAGGTCACGGGCGTACCAATTGGCACATGAGCCCGAATCGCTGGTGATGATCGCCAGCTCCGGAAGTCGTGGTGAAAGCTCGAAAACCACCCGCTGGGGATTGATCGGCGAGGCTTTTACCATCGCGCGTTTTTCCAGGGTTTTCTCCCAACTGCTGCGCCAGCCTTCGACCTTTTTCCGCCACTTGCGAGACGTCTTGTGTTCCAGCAAGGGCAGTAACGCCGCGAGCGTCTCGCCGGCATCGCCCACCAGATTCACTTCCATCGGATAACGCAAGCTGAGCATGTCGGGCTGCAAATCGATCTGCACCCCGCGTGCCTGCCCTTCTTTTGGCAAGAACTCCGAATAGGGAAATCCGGAACCGATCATCAGCAAGGTGTCGCATTCGGTCATCAGCTTGTAGCTGGGCTCGGTGCCGAGCAACCCGATGCTGCCGGTGACCCAAGGCAGTTCGTCAGGCAGCGCCGCTTTGCCGAGCAAGGCCTTGGCCACGCCGGCTCCGAGTATTTCCGCTACCGCGATTACTTGATCGGTTGCCTGCAAGGCACCGGCGCCGACCAGTATTGCAACCTTCTCCCCTGCATTGAGTACTTCGGCTGCCCGTTGCAAATCCGCTTCATAAGGCAGCACTTTCGGCTTGCTGTAACCGACCCCGGAATGCACCGTGCCATGCGCCCTGCCCGGCGCTTCATACTCGGCGTCCTGCAGGTCATTGGGCAGGATAATCGCGGTGACGCGACGCTCGCCAAGCGAGGTGCGCACCGCGCGGTCAACCAGGTGTCGGACTTGCGCGGGCACCGAAGCTTGTTGCACGAAAGCACCGGCGACATCCTTGAACATCGACAGCAGATCAAGCTCTTGCTGGTAGTGACCGCCGAGCGCTGCGCGAGCCTGCTGGCCGACAATCGCCAAGACAGGCATGTGATCCATCCGCGCATCGTAGAGCCCGGTGATCAGGTGAGAAGCGCCAGGGCCGGAAGTGGCGATGCACACGCCAAGCTCGCCGGTGAACTTGGCGTGCGCCGACGCCATGAACGCGGCCATTTCTTCGTGCCGGGCCTGGATGAATTCGATTTTCCCCTGCGCTCGGCTCAGGGCGCCGAACACCCCGTTTATGCCATCCCCCGGATAACCAAAAATCCTCGTCACGCCCCATTGGCTGAGCCGCTCGACCAGAAAATCCCCCACTGTCATCGTCATGTCGTTGTTCGCCTGTAACCGATCCATAAACGTTCCCGACGGGACATGCCAGCGGGAGGTGTAAAGGTCTGGACAGTCAGGCCAACTTTGAAGTTCGAACAAAAACGCCTGAAACCGACCTCTGCCGGATCGGCCAGCGTTCAACCTTCAGTCCCGAACGGGATGAACCTTGCCACTGAAAACCCTGAATCCATAGGTGTTGTAGATGAGCGTCACCGGTATCAATACGGCAAATCCAACCAACATGAATACCTGACTGACGGGACTGGAGGCAGCGGCTTGCAGGGTCAGGTTAGGCGGGACAATCAGTGGAAAAAGCGCTGCAATCATCATGGCGAAGGCCAGGACAAAGATGCCCAGCGCGGCAAACAACGGCAGATAATCCCGCCGGCTCCAGCAGCCCAGGATGAAGCCGACCGTCAGGATGAAAAACAACGCGGCGCCAGGCATCCAGACAAACGTGTCGGACAGCCGCTGCGCATACCGAACATCCAGTTTCGCCGTCCAGACGACCAACACCGCCAGCAGCGCGATGGTCACGACGGCCAGGCTTTTTGCCTGGCGCTTTGAGCGCTGCTGGAGTTCATCCTCAGTGCGCCAATAGAGCCAGCACGCCCCCAGCCATGTGTAACCCACCACCAGCACTGCACCACAAAACAGTGGAAACGGTCCCATCCACTCTCGCCCGTCCCCGGTGTATTGCGCGCCGTTATTCGGCAGCCCTTGAACCAGCGTACCGAGGACAATTCCCTGTGTTCCGCCGACGAGTAACGAAGCACACATCAGCAAGCCGTCAACACAACGCTTGATGGTTTGATCAGGCACATAGTCGCGAAACTCCAGCGCGACCGCACGAACAATCAAAGCCAGAAACATCACAATGAATGGCAGATACAGCGCCGGAAGCAAGATCGCATAGGCCATTGGAAAAAGCGCCAACAGACCACCGCCGCCCAGCACCAGCCAGGTCTCATTGGCGTCCCAGATCGGCAAGATGGTCACCGCCATGGCCCGCCGTTGTTTGCTACAACGGGTGAACCCTAGAAGAACTCCCACCCCAAGATCCGTGCCGTCGAGCAGGACATAGTTCAACACTGAGAACGCCAGGGCTGCGGCGGATAGCAGGGTTATCCAGTCATTGCCCCACATGGGTTCGCCCCCTCAAGAGTCGCCGGTCTCATCCGCCAGCGTGGGTTGCGGGCCAGGTTCGTCCTCCTGCGCAGGTTTGCGCAGGATTCGTAAAAGCACCCAAAGCCCGATGCCGAAGATCAACAGATAAAAGCCGAGGATCGACCACGTCGATGCAATCACCTGCCGATGCGAAATCGAGGACAGACTGTCGGCCGTGCGCAACAAACCGTAAACCGTGAACGGTTGGCGGCCCACCTCCGTCACCACCCAGCCACTGAGCATGGCCAGAAAACCGGCGGGAGCCAACAACACGCAACCTCGCATCATCCAGCGAGCACCGAACAGCCGTTGCCGGCGACGCAGCACCCAACTGACCAAGCCCTGCCCCAGCATCAGCAGACCTAGCCCGACCATGAATCGAAAAGCGAAAAATACAATCGGCACGGGCGGGATATCCTGGGGCGCAAATTCATCCAGCGCAGCGATGGTGCCCGTCAGGTTGTAGCGCAGATACAGCGAGCCGACTCGAGGGATCGCCAATTCCCAGTGATTGCGCCGCTCATCCATATCCGGCACGGCAAACAGACGCATCGGCTCGCCCGCTCCTTCTGGCGGACGTGTCCAGGAGCCTTCGATTGCGGCCACCTTCTGCGGCTGCACGGCGAGGCTGTGCTCAGCGTGGAAATGCCCGACGACAATTTGCGCCGGTGCAAGCACAAGGATTGTCCATAGCGCCATGGAGTACTGGAGGCGAGCTCGCGGGTTTTCAGGCTCCTTCAGCAACTGCCATGCACTGGCTCCGGCCACCAGCGTGGCGGTGCCGAGCATCGCCGCCAATGTCATGTGCACCAGTCGATACGGAAACGATGGATTGAAGATAATCGCCCACCAATCCTGCGCTATAAAACGGCCATCGGCGCCGATGGAGAAACCGGCCGGGGTCTGCATCCAGGAATTGGCCGAGAGGATCCAGAAAGCACTTATCAACGACCCGGCTGCGACGGCGCAGGTGGCGAAGAAATGCACGCGCGGGCCTACTTTCTTCAACCCGAACAGCATGATTCCCAGGAAGCCAGCCTCCAGGAAGAAAGCGGCCAGCACTTCATAGAACATCAACGGGCCAAGGATATCTCCGGCCTGGGTCGAAAGCCGCGACCAGTTGAGCCCGAACTGATATTCCAGAATCAGCCCCGAGGCCGTGCCCACCGCTACGGTAAGGGCAAATATTTTCAACCAGTAGCGATAGACATCCAGGTAGATCTTTCTTCCACGCAACAGCCACAGGCCTTCGAGCACCATGAGAAAATTGGCCAGACCGATGGTGAGTGCTGCCAGCACGATATGAAAACTGATGGTGATCGCGAACTGGGCACGCGCAGCCAGAAGCGCCGACTCGACAGCTTCCATAAAGGTCACTCGTGTTGAGCAGTGTCACGGTAGAACATCGTAAACGCCCGGATGTTCAAGCCACGCGACATGAGGCAGGCTTTTGCAAATATCTTCGAATCGAGTTTGTGCCTATTTCAATCAAGCCCCGAGATAAATCGGGGCTTGACCAGACTCACACCGCATCAGGATTTACGGCCTCCTCCGTCGCTGTGTTCGCCTCCCTTACGCCCCGCTTCAGAAGCCTTGTCGCGGTCATCGGCAAAATTGCCGCCGCGCCCGGTTCCCTGGCCACCGCCAGTGGATTGATCAGCGTCGGTTGATTGCCGCCCACCCGATGCCTGACCACCTTTTTGCCCAGGTTTGTTCAT of the Pseudomonas sp. MAG733B genome contains:
- a CDS encoding DUF72 domain-containing protein; the protein is MSDLPIYIGCAGWSVGREQAAAFPVEGTHLQRYGSTLNCVEINSSFYRPHRHQTYARWAESVPQMFRFCVKVPKHITHELRLVNCEQPLDEFLGQCCGLGERLGGLLVQLPPSLVFDESVAESFFRVLKAQYSGAVILEPRHESWVGAAPLLMEYRITQAAVDPSRISTDSLPAGAPEVQYWRLHGSPRIYYSAYDQPYLQNLANQLRLVAAEGVTVWCIFDNTASGAALRNALELSTCHLPLNIKNTP
- a CDS encoding thiamine pyrophosphate-requiring protein, producing MTMTVGDFLVERLSQWGVTRIFGYPGDGINGVFGALSRAQGKIEFIQARHEEMAAFMASAHAKFTGELGVCIATSGPGASHLITGLYDARMDHMPVLAIVGQQARAALGGHYQQELDLLSMFKDVAGAFVQQASVPAQVRHLVDRAVRTSLGERRVTAIILPNDLQDAEYEAPGRAHGTVHSGVGYSKPKVLPYEADLQRAAEVLNAGEKVAILVGAGALQATDQVIAVAEILGAGVAKALLGKAALPDELPWVTGSIGLLGTEPSYKLMTECDTLLMIGSGFPYSEFLPKEGQARGVQIDLQPDMLSLRYPMEVNLVGDAGETLAALLPLLEHKTSRKWRKKVEGWRSSWEKTLEKRAMVKASPINPQRVVFELSPRLPELAIITSDSGSCANWYARDLKIRRGMKCSLSGGLASMGAAVPYAIAAKFAFPQRAVIALVGDGAMQMSNMAELITVAKYWRQWESPKWICAVFNNEDLNQVTWEQRVMEGDPKFEASQNIPDVPYHLFAISIGLKGIFVEREEDVAGAWEQALASDVPVLIEFKTDPNVPPLPPHIKLEQAKKFATTLLRGDPDEAGVIVQTAKQVLGAVLPRKK
- the cydB gene encoding cytochrome d ubiquinol oxidase subunit II; translation: MWGNDWITLLSAAALAFSVLNYVLLDGTDLGVGVLLGFTRCSKQRRAMAVTILPIWDANETWLVLGGGGLLALFPMAYAILLPALYLPFIVMFLALIVRAVALEFRDYVPDQTIKRCVDGLLMCASLLVGGTQGIVLGTLVQGLPNNGAQYTGDGREWMGPFPLFCGAVLVVGYTWLGACWLYWRTEDELQQRSKRQAKSLAVVTIALLAVLVVWTAKLDVRYAQRLSDTFVWMPGAALFFILTVGFILGCWSRRDYLPLFAALGIFVLAFAMMIAALFPLIVPPNLTLQAAASSPVSQVFMLVGFAVLIPVTLIYNTYGFRVFSGKVHPVRD
- a CDS encoding cytochrome ubiquinol oxidase subunit I; amino-acid sequence: MEAVESALLAARAQFAITISFHIVLAALTIGLANFLMVLEGLWLLRGRKIYLDVYRYWLKIFALTVAVGTASGLILEYQFGLNWSRLSTQAGDILGPLMFYEVLAAFFLEAGFLGIMLFGLKKVGPRVHFFATCAVAAGSLISAFWILSANSWMQTPAGFSIGADGRFIAQDWWAIIFNPSFPYRLVHMTLAAMLGTATLVAGASAWQLLKEPENPRARLQYSMALWTILVLAPAQIVVGHFHAEHSLAVQPQKVAAIEGSWTRPPEGAGEPMRLFAVPDMDERRNHWELAIPRVGSLYLRYNLTGTIAALDEFAPQDIPPVPIVFFAFRFMVGLGLLMLGQGLVSWVLRRRQRLFGARWMMRGCVLLAPAGFLAMLSGWVVTEVGRQPFTVYGLLRTADSLSSISHRQVIASTWSILGFYLLIFGIGLWVLLRILRKPAQEDEPGPQPTLADETGDS
- a CDS encoding KGG domain-containing protein, whose translation is MANTGNNNPGNFSNDRDKASEAGKKGGQASGGQQSRDADRMSGGGQGNRGGEFADDKENMNKPGQKGGQASGGRQSTDADQSTGGGQGTGRGGNFADDRDKASEAGRKGGEHSDGGGRKS